A DNA window from Acinetobacter sp. 10FS3-1 contains the following coding sequences:
- a CDS encoding acetolactate synthase 3 large subunit: MELLSGGEMLVRALADEGVEHVFGYPGGAVLHIYDALFQQEKVNHYLVRHEQAAGHMADAYSRVTGKTGVVLVTSGPGATNTVTPIATAYMDSIPMVILSGQVASHLIGEDAFQETDMVGISRPIVKHSFQVRHASEIPAIIKKAFYIAASGRPGPVVVDIPKDATNPAEKFAYEYPEKVKMRSYQPPYRGHTGQIRKAIDELLHAKRPIIYSGGGVVQGNASAQLTELAHLLGFPVTNTLMGLGAFPGDDPQFVGMLGMHGTYEANMTMHNADVILCVGARFDDRVTNNPAKFCPNAKVIHIDIDPATISKTIMAHIPIVGAVEPVLTEMLNQLKQMNVSKPNPEAIAAWWKQIDEWRQVNCLKFDVPTDGSMKPQQVVRALDKITNGEAIITSDVGQHQMFGALHYRYKRPRQWINSGGLGTMGVGLPYAMAAKLAFPDQQVVCITGEASIQMCIQELSTCKQYGLNVKILCLNNRALGMVKQWQDMNYEGRHSSSYVESLPDFAKLMEAYGHVGIQIDHADELESKLAEAMAINDKCVFINVMVDRSEHVYPMLVAGQSMQDMWLSKGERTS; this comes from the coding sequence TTGGAACTTTTATCTGGTGGTGAAATGCTTGTTCGCGCATTAGCGGATGAAGGCGTTGAACATGTTTTTGGATACCCAGGCGGCGCAGTACTGCATATTTACGATGCGCTCTTTCAACAGGAAAAAGTCAATCATTATCTCGTACGTCATGAACAGGCTGCCGGTCACATGGCCGATGCTTACTCGCGCGTAACGGGTAAAACAGGTGTAGTGCTGGTCACTTCAGGCCCAGGTGCAACCAATACCGTCACACCAATTGCAACAGCCTATATGGACTCAATCCCAATGGTGATTTTGTCGGGTCAGGTTGCAAGCCATCTCATCGGTGAAGATGCTTTCCAGGAAACCGATATGGTGGGTATTTCCCGTCCGATCGTGAAGCACAGCTTTCAGGTACGCCATGCAAGCGAAATTCCTGCGATTATCAAAAAAGCATTTTATATCGCAGCGAGTGGCCGTCCAGGTCCAGTGGTTGTAGATATTCCAAAAGATGCGACCAATCCCGCGGAGAAATTTGCTTACGAATATCCTGAAAAAGTGAAGATGCGTTCGTATCAGCCGCCTTATCGCGGTCATACCGGACAAATCCGTAAAGCGATTGACGAGCTGCTTCATGCTAAACGCCCGATTATTTACTCGGGTGGAGGCGTGGTTCAGGGCAATGCTTCGGCGCAATTGACTGAACTTGCCCATTTGCTGGGCTTCCCGGTCACGAATACGCTGATGGGCTTAGGGGCTTTCCCTGGCGATGATCCACAGTTTGTCGGCATGCTCGGGATGCACGGAACTTATGAAGCGAACATGACCATGCATAATGCAGACGTGATTCTGTGTGTGGGTGCGCGTTTCGATGACCGTGTAACCAATAACCCGGCGAAGTTCTGTCCAAATGCCAAAGTCATTCATATTGATATTGACCCGGCGACTATTTCAAAAACTATCATGGCCCATATTCCAATCGTGGGTGCGGTAGAGCCGGTATTGACAGAAATGTTGAACCAGTTGAAACAGATGAATGTTTCCAAGCCAAATCCTGAAGCAATTGCGGCATGGTGGAAACAGATTGATGAGTGGCGCCAGGTCAACTGCCTGAAGTTTGATGTACCGACTGATGGTTCGATGAAACCGCAACAGGTGGTACGTGCTTTAGACAAGATCACCAACGGTGAAGCGATCATTACCTCTGACGTTGGTCAGCACCAGATGTTTGGTGCATTGCACTACCGCTACAAGCGTCCACGTCAATGGATCAATTCAGGCGGCTTGGGCACCATGGGTGTTGGTCTTCCTTATGCGATGGCTGCAAAGCTTGCATTCCCGGATCAGCAAGTGGTGTGTATTACGGGTGAAGCCTCTATTCAGATGTGTATCCAGGAGCTTTCAACCTGTAAGCAGTATGGGCTGAACGTGAAGATTTTATGTCTGAACAACCGTGCCTTGGGTATGGTGAAGCAGTGGCAGGATATGAACTATGAAGGTCGTCATTCCAGCTCCTATGTAGAGTCTTTGCCTGACTTTGCCAAGTTAATGGAAGCTTATGGCCATGTCGGGATTCAAATTGATCATGCAGATGAGCTTGAATCGAAGCTTGCTGAAGCCATGGCAATTAACGACAAATGCGTATTTATTAACGTAATGGTTGACCGTAGTGAACACGTCTATCCGATGTTGGTTGCGGGTCAGTCGATGCAAGATATGTGGTTATCAAAAGGGGAGCGCACGTCATGA
- a CDS encoding molecular chaperone has translation MNKKIIGFFLLFLVSTSLFAGIRFTPIQLYIQDFKKQKSTTISVESSGVASSKIFEINAFKWTQDEQGEDILVEDNTLLFNPKTFELKPESKQLVRIGFSQPPLHLKKQESWRVVFKEVTPIENKSNINFLFNFSLPLFAGEQLPPQLDIKLEKTNNSAYLNIDNTAKSHAKITEVVVLDNKNKEVFKKDLTLYILSGNKIRYNLGDFENNNSELKLKVKVEEYGYLEFPVKG, from the coding sequence ATGAATAAAAAAATTATAGGATTTTTTTTATTATTCTTAGTAAGTACTTCTTTGTTTGCAGGAATAAGATTTACTCCTATACAACTTTATATTCAGGATTTTAAGAAACAGAAAAGTACGACTATCAGTGTAGAAAGTAGTGGGGTTGCAAGTTCAAAAATTTTTGAAATTAATGCATTTAAATGGACACAAGATGAACAGGGAGAGGATATTTTAGTAGAAGATAATACTTTATTATTTAATCCAAAAACATTTGAATTAAAGCCTGAAAGCAAGCAGCTTGTGAGAATTGGCTTTAGCCAGCCTCCCTTACATTTAAAAAAACAAGAATCATGGAGAGTTGTTTTTAAGGAAGTCACTCCTATTGAAAATAAATCCAATATTAACTTTTTGTTTAATTTTTCATTACCATTATTTGCTGGAGAGCAACTGCCGCCTCAACTTGATATAAAGTTAGAAAAAACAAATAACTCAGCATACTTGAATATTGATAATACAGCAAAATCTCATGCAAAAATTACTGAGGTAGTTGTATTGGATAATAAAAATAAAGAAGTTTTTAAAAAAGATTTGACTTTGTATATCCTAAGTGGAAATAAGATTAGGTATAACTTGGGTGACTTTGAGAATAACAATAGCGAACTAAAATTAAAAGTAAAGGTTGAGGAATATGGATACTTAGAGTTTCCTGTAAAAGGATAA
- the rlmN gene encoding 23S rRNA (adenine(2503)-C(2))-methyltransferase RlmN, which yields MSTDVVATSAVSDAQQQSLSTPAQQNSVEKVNLLGMSRPQMEKFFEDLGEKKFRAGQVMKWIHQFFVTDFAEMTNISGKLREKLEKICEIKAPEVVHKNYSKDGTRKWVFRVGDGDGSLVETVLIPAEHRSGLRRTLCISSQVGCALDCSFCSTGKQGFQRDLTQAEIIGQLWMANYSYMEDVPVLERERSVTNVVMMGMGEPLLNYDAVLNSMRVMLDDFAYGMSKRRVTLSTSGVVPKIDQMVKDIDVALAISLHAPNDELRNELVPINKKYPLEQLIAACQRYIAKDGNESSRKHVTIEYVMLDGVNDHPEHAQQMIKLLKNLPSKINLIPFNPFPHAPYGRSSRNRIISFQKTLSDAGFVCTIRQTRGDDIDAACGQLVGQVADRTRRAEQWKKKIAQSNEIMRSQG from the coding sequence ATGAGTACTGACGTGGTCGCTACATCAGCAGTTTCTGATGCCCAGCAACAATCTCTGTCCACTCCTGCACAGCAAAATTCTGTGGAAAAAGTGAACTTACTTGGCATGTCACGTCCACAAATGGAAAAATTCTTCGAAGATCTGGGCGAGAAGAAGTTCCGTGCCGGACAGGTGATGAAATGGATTCACCAGTTTTTTGTAACAGATTTTGCCGAGATGACCAATATCTCAGGCAAGCTACGTGAAAAACTGGAAAAGATTTGTGAAATTAAAGCGCCAGAAGTGGTGCATAAAAACTATTCCAAAGATGGCACCCGTAAATGGGTATTCCGTGTGGGCGACGGTGACGGTTCTCTGGTCGAGACGGTATTGATTCCGGCAGAACATCGTAGCGGTTTACGACGTACCTTGTGTATTTCATCCCAAGTGGGCTGTGCTTTGGACTGTTCTTTTTGTTCCACCGGCAAACAGGGTTTTCAGCGTGATTTGACTCAGGCAGAAATCATCGGTCAGCTGTGGATGGCCAACTATTCCTATATGGAAGATGTGCCTGTACTTGAGCGTGAGCGTTCGGTCACGAACGTGGTGATGATGGGCATGGGCGAGCCATTGCTGAACTACGATGCCGTACTTAACTCGATGCGAGTGATGCTGGATGACTTTGCGTATGGTATGTCCAAACGTCGCGTGACTTTATCAACTTCAGGTGTAGTGCCAAAAATTGATCAGATGGTGAAAGATATTGATGTGGCCCTAGCGATTTCATTGCATGCACCAAATGATGAACTGCGTAATGAGTTGGTACCGATCAATAAAAAATATCCACTTGAACAATTGATTGCCGCCTGTCAGCGTTACATTGCCAAAGATGGTAATGAAAGTTCGCGTAAACACGTGACGATTGAATATGTGATGCTGGATGGGGTGAATGACCATCCTGAACATGCGCAACAGATGATTAAATTGTTGAAGAACCTTCCAAGCAAGATCAATTTGATTCCATTTAATCCATTTCCGCATGCGCCATACGGCCGTTCTAGCCGTAACCGGATTATTTCTTTCCAAAAAACTTTGTCTGATGCCGGTTTTGTGTGTACGATTCGTCAGACGCGTGGCGATGATATTGATGCTGCGTGTGGACAGCTGGTCGGACAGGTTGCTGACCGTACCCGCCGAGCGGAGCAGTGGAAAAAGAAAATTGCGCAATCAAATGAGATTATGCGCTCACAAGGATAA
- the ndk gene encoding nucleoside-diphosphate kinase, whose product MAIERTLSIVKPDAVAKNHIGDIFARFEKAGLKIVATKMKHLTQAEAEGFYAEHKERGFFADLVAFMTSGPVVVSVLEGENAVLAHRDILGATNPKEAAPGTIRADFAVSIDENAAHGSDSVASADREVNYFFAQTEIAPRTR is encoded by the coding sequence ATGGCTATTGAACGTACATTATCTATTGTAAAACCAGACGCAGTTGCTAAAAACCACATTGGTGATATTTTTGCTCGTTTTGAAAAAGCGGGTCTTAAAATCGTTGCAACTAAAATGAAACACTTGACTCAAGCTGAAGCTGAAGGCTTCTACGCTGAGCATAAAGAACGTGGTTTCTTTGCTGACCTGGTTGCATTCATGACTTCTGGTCCAGTGGTTGTTTCAGTTCTTGAAGGCGAAAACGCTGTTCTTGCTCACCGTGACATTCTGGGTGCAACAAACCCTAAAGAAGCTGCTCCTGGTACTATCCGTGCAGACTTCGCTGTAAGCATCGACGAAAACGCTGCTCACGGTTCTGACTCTGTAGCATCTGCTGATCGTGAAGTGAACTACTTCTTCGCGCAAACTGAGATTGCTCCACGTACGCGTTAA
- the iscX gene encoding Fe-S cluster assembly protein IscX, which yields MGLRWTDTLDIAIELYEAHPDVDPQWVRFTDLHAWICALPDFEDDPNKSTEGLLEGIQMAWIDEAR from the coding sequence ATGGGTTTACGTTGGACAGATACCCTCGATATCGCGATTGAATTGTATGAAGCGCATCCGGATGTTGATCCGCAATGGGTTCGCTTTACCGATCTGCATGCCTGGATTTGTGCACTGCCTGATTTTGAAGATGACCCGAATAAATCGACCGAAGGCCTTTTGGAAGGCATTCAAATGGCATGGATTGACGAAGCCCGTTAA
- the ilvC gene encoding ketol-acid reductoisomerase: MQIFYDKDCDLSIIQSKKVAIIGYGSQGHAHALNLKDSGVDVTVGLRAGSTSWKKAENAGLKVAEVPAAVAQADVVMILTPDEFQSQLYRDVIEPNIKQGATLAFAHGFSVLYNQVVPRADLDVIMVAPKAPGHTVRSEYQRGSGVPDLIAIHQDASGNARNVALSYASGVGGGRTGIIETSFREETETDLFGEQAVLCGGAVELVKMGFETLVEAGYAPEMAYFECLHELKLIVDLMFEGGIADMNYSVSNNAEYGEYVTGTEVINEQSREAMRNALKRIQSGEYAKMFIQEGALNYPSMTARRRQNAAHGIEVTGNKLRAMMPWIQANKIVDKEKN; the protein is encoded by the coding sequence ATGCAAATTTTTTACGATAAAGACTGTGATTTATCTATCATCCAAAGCAAAAAAGTAGCGATCATTGGTTATGGTTCACAAGGCCATGCGCACGCGCTTAACCTGAAAGATTCTGGCGTTGATGTAACTGTAGGTCTGCGTGCAGGTTCTACTTCTTGGAAAAAAGCTGAAAATGCTGGTCTTAAAGTTGCTGAAGTTCCTGCTGCTGTAGCACAAGCTGACGTAGTGATGATCTTGACTCCGGATGAGTTCCAATCACAACTTTACCGTGACGTCATTGAACCAAACATTAAGCAAGGTGCTACTTTAGCATTCGCTCATGGTTTCTCTGTGCTTTATAACCAAGTGGTTCCACGTGCTGATTTAGACGTAATCATGGTTGCGCCTAAGGCACCAGGTCACACTGTACGTTCTGAATACCAACGTGGTTCAGGTGTTCCTGACCTTATCGCCATTCACCAAGATGCTTCTGGTAATGCGCGTAACGTAGCACTTTCTTATGCTTCAGGCGTAGGTGGTGGTCGTACAGGTATTATCGAAACTTCATTCCGTGAAGAAACTGAAACTGACTTGTTCGGTGAGCAAGCGGTTCTGTGTGGTGGTGCTGTTGAACTGGTTAAAATGGGTTTTGAAACTCTGGTTGAAGCGGGTTATGCACCAGAAATGGCATACTTTGAATGTCTACATGAACTTAAGCTGATTGTTGACCTTATGTTCGAAGGCGGTATCGCAGATATGAACTACTCGGTTTCTAACAACGCTGAGTACGGTGAATATGTAACGGGTACTGAAGTGATCAACGAACAGTCTCGTGAAGCAATGCGTAATGCGCTTAAACGTATTCAGTCGGGTGAGTATGCGAAGATGTTCATCCAGGAAGGTGCATTGAACTATCCGTCTATGACTGCACGCCGTCGTCAAAATGCTGCACATGGTATTGAAGTGACAGGTAACAAGTTACGTGCAATGATGCCATGGATTCAAGCAAACAAAATCGTTGATAAAGAAAAGAATTAA
- a CDS encoding phosphatase PAP2 family protein, with the protein MKFQNAKLKFLEIDLKGCVYLNHFSRSERITTFFKIVSRLGDGIFWYLMVLSVWIVQGLIYSLQIIYLVLGSTVGTLIYKVLKTKTVRPRPYQVHQVIRLGEHPLDHFSFPSGHTLHAVMATVVLGYVVPALLFLMLPFTILVALSRMVLGLHYPSDVVVGALLGGVLAMAIVCMAPFLNIVL; encoded by the coding sequence ATGAAATTTCAAAATGCAAAACTCAAGTTTTTGGAAATTGATTTAAAAGGCTGTGTTTATCTTAATCATTTTTCCCGTTCGGAGCGTATTACCACCTTTTTTAAAATCGTCAGCCGCCTTGGAGATGGGATTTTCTGGTATCTGATGGTGTTGAGTGTTTGGATCGTACAGGGCTTGATATATAGCCTGCAAATTATCTATCTGGTTTTAGGTAGTACGGTAGGAACTTTAATTTATAAAGTCCTTAAAACCAAGACGGTACGGCCGCGTCCCTATCAGGTGCATCAGGTGATCCGCTTGGGCGAACATCCGCTGGATCATTTTAGCTTTCCTTCAGGCCATACCCTACATGCTGTAATGGCTACGGTGGTACTGGGTTATGTGGTGCCTGCATTACTGTTTCTGATGCTGCCCTTTACCATTTTGGTGGCTTTGTCCCGCATGGTGCTGGGGCTGCATTATCCAAGCGATGTGGTGGTAGGGGCCTTACTTGGTGGCGTGCTGGCAATGGCGATTGTATGTATGGCGCCATTTTTAAATATTGTGTTGTAA
- a CDS encoding DUF4402 domain-containing protein: protein MKKTTQAALAALVLSVGFGSTAAYANELEARPGPKPTKPHKPGKHGCGDKCDGKIKIDLKVDRHCDLDIGTSTMTLAGTPGGDYSANGHFDVRTNAGYSLLISAPATLAGSAGSVPVAVTTRQDGAGSDYTGSTLPSTGNADVRFNVKALVTSNAIDNADAGNYTGNYIVAVKF from the coding sequence ATGAAAAAAACGACTCAGGCAGCACTGGCAGCATTAGTATTAAGCGTTGGTTTTGGTTCAACAGCCGCATATGCAAATGAGCTTGAAGCAAGACCAGGCCCTAAACCAACTAAACCACACAAACCGGGTAAACATGGATGTGGAGATAAATGTGACGGAAAAATTAAAATCGATTTGAAAGTAGATCGCCATTGTGATCTAGATATTGGAACGTCCACAATGACATTGGCAGGCACACCAGGTGGTGATTATTCAGCAAATGGACATTTCGATGTACGTACCAATGCAGGCTATAGCCTACTCATTAGTGCGCCAGCAACTTTAGCGGGTAGCGCAGGTTCAGTACCAGTTGCGGTTACTACACGTCAAGATGGAGCAGGTTCTGATTACACTGGTTCTACTTTACCAAGTACTGGTAATGCAGATGTTCGCTTTAATGTTAAAGCTCTTGTAACAAGTAACGCTATTGATAATGCAGATGCAGGAAATTATACCGGTAACTATATTGTAGCGGTAAAATTCTAA
- the ilvN gene encoding acetolactate synthase small subunit, with protein MRHIISVLVENEAGALSRLVGLFSQRGYNIETLNVAPTEDPTLSRLTLTTYGDDHKIEQITKQLNKLVEVVKVVDLSEGAHIERELMLIKVKALGSSRDEIKRTADIFRGQVVDVTPTTYTIQVAGTTEKVDAFIDALAENTILEVVRSGVSGIARGEKVLTI; from the coding sequence ATGAGACATATTATCTCTGTACTCGTAGAGAACGAAGCGGGCGCACTTTCACGTTTGGTTGGCCTGTTTTCTCAGCGCGGCTATAACATTGAAACCTTGAATGTGGCACCGACTGAAGATCCAACGCTTTCACGTCTAACGCTCACTACATATGGTGATGACCACAAGATTGAACAAATTACCAAGCAGCTGAACAAGCTGGTTGAGGTGGTTAAAGTTGTAGACCTGTCTGAAGGTGCACACATCGAACGTGAACTCATGCTGATTAAAGTCAAAGCACTGGGTTCATCGCGTGACGAAATCAAGCGTACAGCTGATATTTTCCGTGGTCAGGTGGTCGATGTCACACCAACGACCTATACCATTCAAGTGGCGGGTACGACTGAAAAAGTTGATGCGTTTATTGATGCCTTGGCAGAAAATACCATTCTGGAAGTGGTTCGTTCAGGTGTATCTGGCATTGCGCGTGGCGAAAAAGTTCTAACTATCTAA
- a CDS encoding fimbria/pilus outer membrane usher protein has product MKATKILIMIVCGMGVTNTNAIDNQQVDQKENVEIFIVNIWVNGLDYNTETTTFIEGGKRFIECEALNKIGIRIEGFQHHLTKKDFCLLNQPDVIFEDDHSLQAIKINFPSNYFQETAYDLEVAAPEKANFGGFVNYSLFYNRDEEDQEFNTFSEVGIFKDYWLFKNAFLYRKDPEEFEQQFLRVNSTLDIEFPEKFLSLTLGDTTSRYNALNNSFRFGGLSFGTNYTDRPDFVYWNTPTLNGSASLPSTIDLYINGIRLYRDSITPGNYNLPAGAIFNQAGDAQVVVEDILGNRTVQSFPIYINSRLLKPKLNEYNISLGKLRYNYDYVDDDYRDFFTKVFFRRGITSSTTLGGDLLYSEETINFDFLWTQGVSKYFVLDTAFSVSEAKEEEEQGYAASLVLSRSFKNWSYSLNSRYFTEEYKYLSNDLYDSSIKTSSALNFNFFNLKIVDGVGFNYIYQSYYNDQGFDNDRQIIDIRATKRLTKNLYSDFGFFKDFGEGGDQGFNIAFNYDWGDKGQIYLDHDTENNETSLSYSHRTMTQNGFDYVLGVNRSDDEVNYNAYGLWKTSIGNLQLSHDEFEDRRNSQALFEGALVWLGNKVALTKYAYNAFALVNVDQHPNLDIYRSATLAGHTNDKGYIFIHDIIPYIHYDISFDQNQLAMDETFEYSSKKLIALDQRGYKFNFPVHKTKRIAVKIKDIQQNNLIIGSEVLVDGLSGEPSFVDSQGIVYLYLFKAGSYNLKVKTQGGKQCQAQFTLNENQFQNSNQQVLEAICE; this is encoded by the coding sequence ATGAAAGCTACTAAAATTCTCATAATGATAGTGTGTGGTATGGGTGTAACAAATACAAATGCAATAGATAATCAACAGGTAGATCAGAAAGAAAATGTGGAAATTTTTATTGTAAATATATGGGTGAATGGGCTGGATTATAATACTGAAACAACTACCTTTATAGAAGGTGGAAAAAGATTTATAGAGTGTGAAGCTTTAAATAAAATTGGGATTCGAATTGAGGGATTTCAACACCATTTAACTAAAAAAGACTTTTGTTTATTAAATCAGCCAGATGTTATATTTGAAGATGACCATAGCTTACAAGCAATAAAAATTAATTTTCCTTCAAATTATTTCCAGGAAACTGCTTATGACTTGGAAGTAGCAGCACCTGAAAAAGCAAATTTTGGAGGCTTCGTAAACTACAGTTTATTTTATAATAGAGATGAAGAAGATCAGGAATTTAATACGTTTTCAGAAGTTGGTATATTTAAAGATTACTGGTTGTTCAAAAATGCTTTTTTGTACCGTAAAGATCCCGAAGAGTTTGAACAGCAGTTTTTACGGGTAAATAGTACCTTAGATATTGAGTTTCCTGAAAAGTTTCTAAGCCTAACTTTAGGTGATACAACTAGTCGTTATAATGCGCTTAATAATTCATTCCGGTTTGGAGGATTAAGTTTTGGAACCAATTATACAGATCGGCCAGACTTCGTATACTGGAACACTCCTACTTTAAATGGCAGCGCAAGCTTACCTTCAACCATTGATTTATATATTAATGGGATAAGGCTTTATCGAGATTCTATTACACCTGGAAATTATAACCTACCTGCAGGTGCAATTTTTAATCAGGCTGGTGATGCTCAAGTGGTGGTAGAAGATATTCTAGGTAACCGCACTGTTCAAAGTTTCCCAATTTATATCAATAGTCGCTTATTAAAACCAAAACTAAATGAATATAATATTTCCTTAGGGAAGCTGAGATATAATTATGATTATGTCGATGATGATTATCGTGACTTTTTTACAAAAGTATTTTTTCGACGAGGTATTACTTCCTCTACCACATTAGGGGGAGATCTTCTATATAGTGAAGAAACAATTAACTTTGACTTTTTATGGACACAAGGAGTGAGTAAGTATTTTGTCTTGGATACTGCATTTTCAGTGAGTGAAGCGAAGGAAGAGGAGGAACAAGGGTATGCTGCCTCATTAGTATTAAGTCGAAGTTTTAAAAATTGGTCTTATAGCCTGAATAGCCGATACTTTACTGAAGAATATAAATATTTGAGCAATGATCTGTATGATTCTAGTATTAAAACTTCAAGTGCCTTAAATTTTAATTTTTTTAATTTAAAAATTGTTGATGGGGTGGGATTTAACTACATTTATCAGTCTTACTATAATGATCAAGGCTTTGATAATGACCGTCAAATTATTGATATTAGAGCAACAAAAAGATTAACAAAAAATCTGTATTCAGACTTTGGTTTCTTTAAAGATTTTGGTGAAGGTGGCGATCAGGGTTTTAATATTGCATTTAATTATGATTGGGGAGACAAAGGACAAATCTATCTTGATCATGATACTGAAAATAATGAAACGAGTTTAAGTTATAGTCATAGGACGATGACTCAAAATGGTTTTGATTATGTTTTAGGCGTTAATCGTAGCGATGATGAAGTAAATTATAATGCATATGGCTTATGGAAAACGAGTATCGGTAATTTACAGTTATCACATGATGAATTTGAAGATCGACGTAATTCACAAGCCTTATTTGAAGGAGCTCTGGTCTGGTTGGGTAATAAAGTTGCATTAACTAAATATGCATATAATGCTTTTGCTCTGGTCAATGTCGATCAGCATCCAAATCTTGATATTTATCGTTCAGCAACACTCGCTGGCCATACCAATGATAAAGGTTATATCTTTATCCATGACATTATTCCTTATATTCATTACGATATTTCTTTTGACCAGAATCAGTTGGCCATGGATGAAACTTTTGAATATTCTTCAAAAAAACTCATTGCATTGGACCAGCGCGGTTATAAGTTTAATTTCCCTGTTCATAAAACCAAGCGTATTGCGGTAAAAATCAAAGATATTCAACAAAATAATTTAATTATCGGTTCTGAAGTCCTGGTCGATGGTTTAAGTGGCGAACCTTCTTTTGTGGATAGTCAGGGTATTGTCTATCTCTATTTGTTTAAAGCTGGATCCTATAACCTTAAAGTCAAAACTCAAGGAGGAAAACAGTGCCAGGCCCAATTTACTCTTAATGAAAATCAGTTCCAAAATTCAAACCAACAAGTTTTAGAAGCTATATGTGAGTAG
- a CDS encoding glycosyltransferase family 4 protein, whose translation MSQTSISELLKQRPVLHKIQFDLKGQRRPVSPYKTALESLVCPRLKIAIVTETWPPEINGVAHSLLQLCKGLQKQGHKILLIRPEQQKTCSEFKAYAECLVKAHHIPRYAHLQFGRPQFLKIYQAVEDFYPDLVHIVTEGPLGLVAQQVAKLQGIPVSSGFHSSFQDFSRFFDLAFLVKPIQNYLKWFHNNTALTCVPSQETAQALTDFGVTCRLAVVGRGVDTDTFSPKWRSPELRYAWGVSATTRVMLYVGRLSPEKEVNVLIQVYLRMRQLYQQNIRLVIVGDGPDRARLERLNQDGSVIFTGSLSGQKLSQAYASADVFCFASQVETFGNVVLEAMASGLPVIAYDYACAHLHIRHGQTGYLSARGNQQAFIQNMLELPDLLCLQQMGSLARQKAEEVGWQYPVYQFEQALYSVVQPEKYRA comes from the coding sequence ATGTCACAAACTTCCATCTCAGAATTATTAAAACAGCGACCAGTTCTTCATAAAATCCAGTTTGATTTGAAAGGTCAGCGCAGACCGGTCAGTCCCTATAAAACTGCCTTGGAGAGTCTGGTATGTCCCCGCCTAAAAATTGCCATTGTGACCGAAACCTGGCCACCAGAAATTAATGGGGTGGCACATTCATTGCTACAGCTTTGTAAAGGTTTACAAAAGCAAGGCCATAAAATCTTATTGATTCGCCCAGAACAACAAAAAACCTGTAGTGAATTCAAAGCCTATGCTGAATGTCTGGTCAAGGCGCATCATATTCCCCGATATGCACATCTACAGTTTGGTCGGCCTCAATTTTTAAAAATTTATCAGGCAGTTGAGGATTTTTATCCGGATCTGGTGCATATTGTGACGGAAGGTCCTTTGGGGTTGGTGGCTCAGCAAGTGGCAAAGCTGCAGGGAATCCCGGTATCGAGTGGATTTCATTCCTCCTTTCAGGATTTTAGCCGTTTCTTTGATTTGGCTTTTCTGGTTAAACCGATCCAGAATTATTTAAAGTGGTTTCATAACAATACTGCTCTGACATGTGTGCCTAGTCAGGAAACGGCACAAGCCCTGACCGATTTTGGGGTCACTTGCCGGCTTGCTGTTGTAGGCCGTGGTGTCGATACGGATACATTTTCACCAAAGTGGCGCTCACCCGAATTGCGTTATGCTTGGGGTGTCTCTGCCACGACTCGCGTGATGCTCTATGTAGGCAGGCTTTCACCAGAAAAAGAGGTGAATGTCTTGATTCAGGTGTATTTGAGAATGCGCCAGCTGTATCAGCAGAATATACGTCTGGTCATCGTAGGCGATGGACCTGATCGGGCTAGGTTGGAGCGGCTTAATCAGGATGGAAGTGTTATTTTTACAGGAAGTTTGTCGGGTCAAAAATTATCACAGGCTTATGCCAGTGCAGATGTATTTTGTTTTGCCAGTCAGGTCGAAACCTTCGGTAATGTGGTTTTAGAGGCAATGGCAAGTGGTCTGCCAGTGATTGCGTATGATTATGCCTGTGCGCATTTACATATCCGGCATGGTCAAACAGGTTATTTAAGTGCACGTGGAAACCAGCAAGCTTTTATACAGAATATGCTTGAGCTGCCAGATCTGCTCTGTCTACAACAGATGGGGAGTCTGGCACGTCAAAAAGCTGAAGAAGTTGGCTGGCAATATCCAGTGTATCAATTTGAACAAGCCTTGTATTCGGTGGTTCAACCTGAAAAATACAGGGCATAA